A portion of the Candida dubliniensis CD36 chromosome R, complete sequence genome contains these proteins:
- a CDS encoding bud site selection protein 22, putative (Similar to S. cerevisiae BUD22) — protein sequence MKTNNYMWKLDLLESKFNRSTPRFPHTKKLLIAINHNHKLLKKIPKSPEDAQEEIENIKSDIFQKKYHSAYSKLSKEVEKKTIPVEDKEFVSKLITSKLIKIIQIACLNSKELKTNPPTYIGQHLREIIIDKSNEYNPSSFYITFCQNDKAVNNFVANLWNNKNVKKILDEIEWSFRVVRGNLTRQEKDSRIKTTGGKVNLKDNEGSNGEDSSEDENGSLDLDDAYDKFAIYDDNENGSEGEGQQPELDPNVNYNEVTDEEPSDEETKEDSSDDFFEDEPPKKKQKQNEDSKKSFNLPQLASGYFSGGSDDEEEEYDDADNDKVVKEITTQRKNRRGQRARQKIWAKKYGKEAKHVKKNQEILASERQRRQLEFEERQRKRELKAKLLAEKQQTGANALPLGERKSTTSTIPQQSLGSTNTATAEEKAIHPSWEAKRLEKEKLKNVKFQGKKVVFD from the coding sequence ATGAAGACAAACAATTATATGTGGAAACTTGATTTGTTAGAATCAAAGTTTAATAGATCTACACCCAGATTTCCTCATaccaaaaaattattaattgcaATTAATCACAATCAcaaattattgaagaaaatcCCTAAATCACCAGAGGATGCccaagaagaaatagaaaatataaaatcTGATATATTCCAAAAGAAATATCATTCAGcatattcaaaattatcaaaagaaGTGGAGAAAAAGACTATACCGGTGGaagataaagaatttgTATCGAAATTGATTACATCAAAgctaataaaaataattcaaatcgCTTGCTTAAACTccaaagaattgaaaacaaatcCCCCAACATATATTGGACAACACCTTCGAGaaattataattgataagTCAAATGAATATAACCCTTCGAGTTTTTACATCACTTTCTGTCAAAATGATAAGGCTGTGAATAACTTTGTTGCCAATTTATGGAACAATAAGAATGTAAAGAAGATTTtggatgaaattgaatggTCATTCAGAGTGGTTCGTGGAAATTTGACAAGACAAGAGAAGGATTCGAGAATTAAAACTACTGGCGGTAAGGTGAATTTGAAGGACAATGAAGGTAGTAATGGAGAAGACAGTAGCGAAGACGAAAACGGGTCTTTAGATTTAGATGATGCTTATGACAAGTTTGCTATTTATGATGACAATGAAAATGGATCGGAAGGTGAAGGTCAGCAACCGGAACTAGATCCTAATGTCAATTACAATGAAGTTACAGATGAAGAGCCCTCAGATGAAGAGACGAAAGAGGACTCGTCGGATGATTTTTTCGAAGATGAGCCaccaaagaagaaacagaaacagaaTGAGGACAGtaaaaaatcattcaatcTTCCCCAACTTGCCTCTGGTTATTTTTCTGGAGGctctgatgatgaagaagaagaatatgaTGATGCTGATAACGATAAAGTAGTAAAAGAAATAACAACACAGAGAAAGAATCGAAGGGGTCAAAGAGCAAGACAAAAGATATGGGCCAAGAAGTATGGTAAAGAAGCAAAGCATGTCAAAAAGAATCAAGAAATACTTGCAAGCGAAAGACAACGTAGACAATTGGAGTTTGAAGAAAGACAACGTAAGCGTGAATTGAAAGCAAAATTATTAGCTgagaaacaacaaactgGTGCTAACGCATTACCACTTGGTGAAAGAAAATCTACTACCAGCACCATACCACAGCAACTGCTAGGTTCTACCAATACTGCTACAGCAGAGGAAAAAGCTATCCATCCTTCCTGGGAGGCAAAGAGAttagaaaaggaaaaactCAAGAATGTTAAATTCCAAGGTAAAAAAGTTGTTTTTGATTAG
- a CDS encoding glucosidase II subunit, putative (Similar to S. cerevisiae GTB1) produces the protein MFQHLLTFYCLVTFVLGEIRGVSPENQDLYKPIIENGKQYWRCLNDSSIRLTYDQINDNFCDCPDGSDEPGTNACPNPPFKFYCANKGHFPNFIDQFKVDDGVCDYDICCDGSDEQGICEDKCENIHHQYEQYKNQLESFINDALKKKQALIELAQGKRKQLVNELRKLEAVLPSRKSHLYELEVQLENSNEQETSVFDVLGDHISDLANKLEVHKRDLLKQESRIQSLEKLLEKLSQEYNPNFNDPAVKESIHKYQEYLSNKDEDVVEDIKETNAILSELSEKAKSLVGNSENIYSQPTIRNMIHHYFQLFTNTFLTKPQLQVKTTLSNDQLLNQIDKQKQEINKIESKIDDIKKNLSNDYGSDDILRAFDSAIINKKLGAYTYRINLLHSVVQDDVLIGNYKKYENGMIYFDRGAKCWNGPQRSAVIEFECGKGPELVSVGEPEKCSYKFIIKGEAWCHPITEQEIQNRFRINYELL, from the coding sequence ATGTTTCAACATTTACTTACATTCTATTGCTTGGTGACATTTGTGTTAGGAGAAATCAGAGGCGTCAGTCCAGAGAATCAAGATTTGTACAAGcctattattgaaaatggtaAACAATATTGGCGGTGCTTGAACGATTCTTCAATTCGTTTAACCTATGACCAAATTAACGATAACTTCTGTGATTGTCCTGATGGATCTGACGAACCAGGTACTAATGCTTGTCCTAATCCACCATTTAAATTCTATTGTGCAAACAAAGGTCATTTCCCTAATtttattgatcaatttaaaGTAGATGACGGGGTTTGTGATTATGATATTTGTTGCGATGGATCTGATGAACAAGGCATTTGTGAAGATAAATGTGAAAACATCCATCATCAATATGAACAGTACAAAAACCAACTTGAAAGTTTCATTAATGATgcattgaaaaagaaacaagcCCTAATTGAATTAGCTcaaggaaaaagaaaacaattggTGAATGAATTACGAAAATTGGAAGCTGTATTACCACTGAGAAAATCCCATTTGTATGAGTTGGAAGTCCAATTAGAGAATAGCAATGAACAAGAAACATCCGTGTTTGATGTATTAGGAGACCATATTAGTGATCTCGCCAACAAATTAGAAGTCCATAAAAGGGATCTATTGAAACAGGAGAGTAGAATTCAATCTTTAGAAAAGcttttggaaaaattatcaCAGGAATATAATCCAAATTTCAATGATCCTGCAGTCAAAGAATCAATTCACAAATATCAGGAATATTTATCGAATAAAGACGAGGACGTTGTTGAAGACATCAAAGAAACCAACGCTATACTTCTGGAGTTATCAGAAAAAGCCAAGAGTTTAGTTGGTAATAGTGAAAACATATATTCACAACCAACCATTAGAAACATGATTCATCACTACTTTCAGCTTTTTACAAACACGTTTTTGACAAAACCACAACTACAAGTCAAAACAACATTGTCAAATGATCAATTACTAAACCAGattgataaacaaaaacagGAAATCAACAAGATTGAATccaaaattgatgatattaagAAGAATTTAAGTAACGACTATGGCTCTGATGATATTTTGAGAGCATTTGATCTGGCTataattaacaaaaaattagGAGCATATACCTACAGAATCAACCTTTTACACTCGGTGGTCCAGGATGATGTGTTGATTGGCAATTACAAAAAGTATGAGAACGGAATGATATATTTTGATAGAGGAGCCAAATGTTGGAATGGTCCACAAAGATCGGCAGTAATTGAATTCGAATGTGGCAAGGGACCAGAATTAGTTTCAGTCGGTGAACCAGAGAAATGTAGCTACAAGTTTATCATCAAAGGAGAAGCATGGTGTCACCCAATCACTGAACAGGAAATACAAAATAGATTTAGAATAAATTATGAATTACTATAG
- a CDS encoding oxidoreductase, putative: protein MFRGKTALVTGGSRGIGFAISKKLAIEGATVTLLARNEATLKQSLSKLSTDYGQTHTYHPLDLTSLLHNPQELNFGSPTILINCAGVTNHSLLLRMTQEEILTTINLNLTVPILLSQMVVKDMLRQKGSDPTILNISSVLSMTEHFIPGTSVYAASKAGLLGFTKSLGKELRGKIRVNALMPGLVKETDMGNKAVADINSVSIESVANEAIRILQDTKLNGECIILDK from the coding sequence ATGTTTAGAGGTAAAACAGCATTAGTTACAGGGGGATCTCGAGGAATTGGATTTGCTATTAGTAAGAAATTAGCCATTGAAGGAGCGACAGTGACATTATTAGCTAGAAATGAAGCAACATTAAAACAATCACTACTGAAATTATCCACTGATTATGGTCAGACACATACATATCACCCATTAGATTTGACAAGTCTATTACACAATCCACAAGAACTAAATTTCGGATCTCcaacaatattaataaactGCGCTGGAGTTACTAATCATTCCTTATTACTTCGCATGacacaagaagaaattcttactactattaatttgaatttaactGTTCCGATACTACTAAGTCAAATGGTGGTAAAAGATATGCTTCGCCAAAAAGGTTCTGATCCAacaatattaaatatttcttcaGTATTATCAATGACTGAACATTTTATACCTGGAACATCAGTGTATGCTGCGTCTAAAGCTGGCTTATTAGGGTTTACCAAGAGTCTAGGGAAAGAATTAAGAGGGAAAATTAGGGTCAATGCATTAATGCCTGGATTAGTCAAAGAAACAGATATGGGGAATAAAGCAGTAGCAGATATAAATCTGGTTCTGATTGAATCAGTAGCGAATGAAGCTATCAGAATACTACAAGATACAAAATTGAATGGAGAATGCATAATATTAGATAAATAA